A DNA window from Paraburkholderia sp. IMGN_8 contains the following coding sequences:
- a CDS encoding UxaA family hydrolase produces MTDTSVASATAQQPTLQGYLRSDGRKGIRNVVAVAYLVECAHHVAREIVTQFREPLDAFDNLSAEREPPVHLIGFPGCYPNGYAEKMLERLTTHPNVGAVLFVSLGCESMNKHYLADVVRASGRPVEILTIQEKGGTRSTIQYGVDWIRDARKQLAAQQKVPMALSELVIGTICGGSDGTSGITANPAVGRAFDHLIDAGATCIFEETGELVGCEFHMKTRAARPDLGDAIVACVAKAARYYSILGHGSFAVGNADGGLTTQEEKSLGAYAKSGASPIVGIVKPGDVPPTGGLYLLDVVPDGEPRFGFPNISDNAEIGELIACGAHVILFTTGRGSVVGSAISPVIKVCANPATYRNLAGDMDVDAGRILEGRGTLDEVGREVFEQTVAVSRGAASKSEMLGHQEFILTYKTFEPVGPACLPSSAAAPHRVVAIEAH; encoded by the coding sequence ATGACTGACACTTCCGTAGCATCTGCCACCGCACAGCAGCCGACGCTGCAAGGCTACCTGCGCAGCGATGGCCGCAAAGGCATCCGCAACGTGGTCGCGGTGGCGTATCTGGTCGAGTGCGCGCACCACGTCGCGCGCGAGATCGTCACGCAGTTTCGCGAGCCGCTGGATGCATTCGATAATCTTTCTGCCGAGCGTGAGCCGCCGGTGCATCTGATCGGCTTTCCCGGCTGCTATCCGAACGGTTACGCCGAGAAAATGCTTGAGCGTCTCACCACGCACCCGAATGTGGGCGCGGTGCTGTTCGTGTCGCTCGGTTGCGAGAGCATGAACAAGCACTATCTGGCGGACGTGGTGCGCGCGAGCGGCCGTCCCGTCGAAATACTGACGATTCAGGAAAAAGGCGGCACACGCAGCACGATTCAATACGGGGTCGACTGGATTCGCGACGCGCGCAAGCAGCTCGCCGCGCAACAGAAAGTGCCGATGGCGCTGAGCGAGCTGGTGATCGGCACGATCTGCGGCGGCTCGGACGGCACCAGCGGCATCACCGCGAATCCGGCTGTGGGCCGCGCGTTCGATCATCTGATCGACGCGGGCGCCACCTGCATCTTCGAAGAAACCGGCGAACTGGTGGGTTGCGAATTTCATATGAAAACGCGCGCGGCGCGACCCGATCTCGGCGACGCAATCGTCGCGTGCGTGGCGAAGGCGGCGCGCTATTACTCGATTCTCGGGCATGGCAGCTTCGCGGTCGGCAATGCGGACGGCGGCCTGACTACGCAGGAAGAGAAATCTTTAGGCGCGTATGCCAAAAGCGGCGCGTCGCCGATTGTCGGCATCGTCAAACCGGGCGATGTGCCGCCGACCGGTGGCCTTTATCTGCTCGATGTCGTGCCGGACGGCGAACCGCGCTTCGGCTTTCCGAACATCAGCGACAACGCGGAAATCGGCGAATTGATCGCATGCGGCGCGCATGTGATTCTGTTCACCACCGGCCGGGGCTCGGTGGTCGGCTCGGCGATTTCGCCGGTTATCAAGGTGTGCGCGAATCCGGCGACGTATCGCAATCTGGCCGGCGATATGGATGTCGATGCGGGCCGCATTCTCGAAGGACGCGGCACGCTCGACGAAGTCGGCCGCGAAGTATTCGAGCAAACGGTGGCGGTGTCCCGAGGCGCGGCATCGAAATCGGAGATGCTCGGGCATCAGGAATTCATTCTGACTTACAAGACCTTCGAACCGGTCGGCCCGGCGTGCTTGCCGTCGAGCGCTGCAGCGCCGCATCGGGTTGTCGCGATCGAGGCGCACTGA
- a CDS encoding sugar ABC transporter ATP-binding protein, with product MSELTPSVPVVEAFEITKRFGSTAALNDVSIRVMPGESHALVGRNGAGKSTLVSILTGLRKPDTGEVRFSGAAAPSIADRDAWRERVACVYQHSTIIRDLTVAENLFINRQPSRHGVIDWNAMRRDARDLLDHWKIDVREDARAGDLTVEARQLVEIARALSYGARFIILDEPTAQLDGDEIKRLFRRISELQREGVTFLFISHHLQEVYEICQAVTVLRDARHIVSAPVSALPRERLIEAMTGERGGLAVADAAARDALPADTAIALEVEELAGSDYEDVSFAVKRGEVVGLTGATSSGRTSVAEAIAGLRAAKRGAIRVDGATLPPGDVPAALAHGIGCVPKDRHHEGLVLTQSVAENASMTIARLLGKFGIAPPAKKNAFGQKMIDALGIVAQGPEHIVSGLSGGNQQKVVMARALATDPNVLVLIDPTAGVDVKSKEALLSVVDRVREEGKAVLVVSGELDDLRTCDRVLVMFRGRVAGEFPAGWQDHDLIASVEGVSLHEE from the coding sequence ATGAGCGAGCTCACGCCATCCGTGCCGGTCGTCGAAGCGTTTGAGATCACCAAACGCTTCGGCTCCACGGCCGCGCTGAACGACGTGAGCATCCGCGTGATGCCCGGCGAGTCTCACGCGCTCGTCGGGCGCAACGGTGCGGGCAAATCGACGCTGGTGTCGATCCTCACCGGCCTGCGCAAGCCCGATACCGGCGAGGTGCGTTTCAGCGGTGCGGCCGCGCCGTCGATCGCGGATCGCGATGCGTGGCGCGAACGCGTCGCCTGCGTCTATCAGCATTCGACCATCATCCGCGATCTCACGGTGGCGGAAAATCTGTTCATCAACCGGCAACCGTCGCGGCACGGCGTGATCGACTGGAACGCGATGCGCCGCGACGCTCGCGATTTGCTCGACCACTGGAAAATCGACGTGCGCGAAGACGCGCGCGCCGGCGATCTGACAGTGGAAGCGCGGCAACTGGTCGAAATCGCGCGGGCGCTGTCATACGGCGCGCGTTTCATCATCCTCGACGAGCCGACCGCGCAACTCGACGGCGATGAAATCAAGCGCCTGTTCCGCCGTATCAGCGAGTTGCAGCGCGAGGGCGTGACATTCCTGTTCATCTCGCATCATCTGCAAGAGGTCTATGAGATCTGCCAGGCCGTGACGGTGCTGCGCGACGCGCGGCATATCGTCAGCGCGCCGGTTTCCGCGTTGCCGCGCGAGCGGTTGATCGAAGCGATGACCGGCGAGCGCGGCGGCCTCGCAGTCGCCGATGCGGCGGCGCGCGATGCGTTGCCTGCCGATACGGCCATCGCGCTGGAAGTCGAAGAACTGGCCGGCTCCGATTACGAAGACGTGTCGTTCGCGGTGAAGCGCGGCGAAGTAGTCGGCCTCACCGGCGCGACGAGTAGCGGCCGCACCAGCGTGGCGGAAGCGATCGCTGGTTTGCGTGCGGCGAAACGCGGCGCAATTCGCGTTGACGGCGCCACACTGCCGCCTGGCGACGTACCCGCGGCATTGGCACATGGCATCGGCTGCGTGCCGAAGGATCGCCATCACGAAGGCCTGGTGCTGACGCAATCGGTCGCCGAAAACGCCTCGATGACCATTGCGCGCCTGCTCGGCAAATTCGGCATCGCGCCACCGGCGAAGAAAAACGCCTTCGGCCAGAAGATGATCGACGCGCTCGGCATCGTCGCGCAAGGTCCCGAGCACATCGTCTCTGGGCTCTCGGGCGGCAATCAGCAGAAAGTGGTGATGGCCCGCGCGCTCGCCACCGATCCCAATGTGCTCGTGCTGATCGACCCGACCGCCGGTGTCGACGTGAAATCGAAGGAAGCGTTGCTGTCCGTCGTGGATCGCGTGCGCGAAGAGGGCAAAGCCGTGCTGGTGGTGTCCGGCGAACTCGACGATCTGCGTACCTGTGACCGTGTGCTGGTCATGTTCCGTGGCCGCGTCGCGGGCGAATTTCCCGCCGGTTGGCAGGACCACGATCTGATCGCATCCGTTGAAGGAGTCAGTCTCCATGAAGAATAG
- a CDS encoding sugar ABC transporter substrate-binding protein, translating into MSFAKEPFAARRFFRNSLFAAAAAACVAGLAVTGTAQATEAGKIGLDLPLITSPFWQSYNNYLPKVAKDMGIDILAPVNSNGDPAQQITDMNNLLNLGARGIVVGPLDSAAISRALDAAAAKNVPVVAVDVAPTQGKVAMVVRADNRAYGEKACKYIGEHVKSGKVVQIMGDLASVNGRDRSEAFRSCLKGYPGLSLLEIPASWKGDVAATALDSLLTANPDVKGIYMQAGGVYLSPTLQTLRRKQMLFPTGDAKHVVIVSNDGIPQEFDAIRRGDIDATVSQPADSYAKYGLFYIKAALAGQTFKPGPTDHGSNIIQLAPGILEDQLPAPLVTRSNVDDKALWGNTVK; encoded by the coding sequence ATGTCGTTCGCAAAAGAGCCGTTCGCGGCTCGCCGTTTTTTCAGGAATTCACTATTTGCCGCAGCAGCGGCAGCTTGCGTTGCCGGCCTCGCTGTAACCGGCACCGCGCAAGCCACCGAGGCCGGCAAGATCGGCCTCGATCTGCCGCTCATCACGTCGCCGTTCTGGCAGTCGTACAACAACTATCTGCCCAAGGTCGCGAAGGACATGGGCATCGATATCCTCGCGCCAGTCAATTCCAACGGCGATCCTGCCCAGCAGATCACCGACATGAACAATCTGCTGAATCTCGGCGCCAGGGGCATCGTGGTCGGGCCGCTGGATTCGGCGGCGATCAGCCGCGCGCTCGATGCGGCGGCGGCGAAGAACGTGCCGGTTGTCGCCGTCGACGTCGCGCCGACGCAAGGCAAAGTCGCGATGGTGGTGCGCGCCGACAATCGCGCGTATGGCGAGAAGGCGTGCAAGTACATCGGCGAGCATGTGAAGTCGGGCAAGGTCGTGCAGATCATGGGCGATCTGGCATCGGTGAACGGGCGCGACCGGTCTGAAGCGTTCCGGTCCTGTTTGAAGGGCTATCCGGGTTTGTCGCTGCTGGAGATTCCGGCGAGCTGGAAGGGCGACGTGGCGGCCACCGCGCTCGATAGTCTGCTGACCGCGAACCCTGATGTGAAGGGTATTTATATGCAGGCGGGCGGTGTCTATCTGTCGCCGACGCTGCAAACGCTGCGCCGCAAGCAGATGCTGTTTCCCACCGGCGACGCGAAGCACGTCGTGATCGTCAGCAACGATGGTATTCCGCAGGAGTTCGACGCAATCCGCCGCGGCGATATCGACGCGACCGTTTCCCAGCCCGCCGATTCGTATGCGAAGTACGGCCTGTTCTATATCAAGGCGGCGCTCGCGGGACAAACCTTCAAACCGGGTCCGACCGATCACGGCAGCAACATCATCCAGTTGGCGCCGGGCATTCTCGAGGACCAGTTGCCCGCTCCGCTCGTGACCAGGTCGAATGTCGACGACAAAGCGTTGTGGGGTAACACGGTTAAATGA
- a CDS encoding IclR family transcriptional regulator: MDAEDKDDDRYRAPALDKGLDILELLAEQKEGLTRAEITKLLGRNASEMYRMLERLVARQYVVRSAAGDRYSLSLKLYALAHRHPPMNRLISEALPLMQRFADSAEQSCHLVVYDRGNLLVIAQVDGPGTWGISVRLGARVGLIDTGSGRVMLAFQSPEQREQMLAEHTKVKGEVTINRDALEQACEQTRAAGFSQKDSQQTVGVTDVTFPIQGPSGQAIAALTCPYLRRIDEYVAPTLEAATALLRETVQALSMFRESGV; the protein is encoded by the coding sequence ATGGATGCGGAAGACAAAGACGACGACCGTTACCGCGCGCCCGCGCTCGACAAAGGCCTCGATATCCTCGAACTGCTCGCCGAGCAGAAAGAGGGACTGACGCGCGCCGAAATCACCAAGCTGCTGGGACGCAACGCGAGCGAGATGTACCGGATGCTGGAGCGACTGGTCGCGCGGCAGTACGTCGTGCGTTCGGCGGCGGGCGACCGTTATTCGCTGAGTCTGAAGCTGTACGCGCTCGCGCATCGGCATCCGCCGATGAACCGGCTGATTTCCGAAGCGTTACCGCTGATGCAGCGCTTTGCCGATAGCGCCGAGCAATCGTGTCACCTCGTGGTGTACGACCGCGGCAATCTGCTCGTGATCGCCCAGGTGGATGGACCGGGCACGTGGGGTATTTCGGTGCGGCTCGGGGCGCGTGTCGGTCTGATCGATACGGGTTCGGGGCGGGTGATGCTGGCATTCCAAAGCCCGGAGCAGCGCGAGCAGATGCTGGCCGAACACACCAAGGTGAAAGGCGAAGTCACGATCAATCGCGATGCGCTGGAACAGGCGTGTGAACAAACTCGCGCGGCAGGATTCTCGCAGAAGGACAGCCAGCAGACTGTTGGCGTGACGGACGTCACCTTCCCGATCCAAGGGCCCTCGGGCCAGGCGATTGCGGCGCTTACGTGCCCGTACTTGCGACGCATCGACGAATATGTTGCGCCGACTTTGGAGGCCGCTACAGCGCTGCTGCGCGAGACGGTGCAGGCGTTGTCGATGTTTCGGGAGAGTGGCGTCTAG
- a CDS encoding ABC transporter permease, whose protein sequence is MKNSVPSPAFGTTQAQAQPAVAATRGKRARIEFARLRDLALLPALALLLVIGAFVSPSFLTRANLISVLGASAALALVVLAESLIVLTGKFDLSLESTVGIAPAVGAMLVMPAASAGFGMQWPAAAGLLAIVVVGAVIGFINGFLVVRLRLNAFIVTLAMLIVLRGMLVGATKGGTLFDMPPSFFSLATTIVLGLPLSVWLAAAAFAIAAFVLRYHRLGRALYAIGGNPEAARAAGIRVERITWGVFVLGSMLASVGGLIVTGYVGAINANQGNGMIFTVFAAAVIGGISLDGGKGTMLGALSGVLLLGVVQNLLTLAQVPSFWIQAIYGAIILGSLMIARLASGEGQN, encoded by the coding sequence ATGAAGAATAGTGTGCCCAGCCCCGCATTCGGCACGACGCAAGCTCAAGCGCAGCCGGCCGTGGCAGCCACGCGCGGCAAACGCGCGCGGATCGAATTTGCTCGCCTGCGCGACTTGGCGTTGTTGCCCGCGCTCGCGTTGCTGCTCGTGATCGGCGCATTTGTCAGCCCGAGTTTTCTGACGCGAGCGAATCTGATCAGCGTGCTGGGCGCGTCGGCGGCATTGGCGCTTGTCGTGCTCGCTGAATCGCTGATCGTGCTGACCGGCAAGTTCGATCTGTCGCTCGAATCGACGGTTGGCATCGCGCCTGCTGTCGGCGCGATGCTGGTGATGCCGGCGGCGTCCGCGGGCTTCGGCATGCAATGGCCGGCGGCGGCGGGCTTGCTCGCCATCGTCGTAGTCGGCGCGGTGATCGGGTTCATCAACGGATTTCTGGTGGTGCGTTTGCGGCTGAATGCATTCATCGTCACGCTGGCCATGCTGATCGTGTTACGCGGCATGCTGGTCGGCGCCACCAAAGGCGGCACGTTGTTCGATATGCCGCCGTCGTTCTTCTCGCTCGCGACCACCATCGTGCTCGGCTTGCCGTTGTCTGTCTGGCTCGCGGCGGCGGCGTTCGCGATTGCGGCATTCGTCTTGCGCTATCACCGTTTGGGCCGCGCGCTATACGCGATCGGCGGCAATCCGGAAGCGGCGCGCGCAGCGGGGATTCGTGTCGAGCGCATCACGTGGGGCGTATTCGTGCTCGGCAGCATGCTCGCATCGGTCGGCGGCTTGATCGTGACCGGCTATGTCGGCGCGATCAACGCGAATCAGGGCAACGGGATGATTTTCACGGTGTTCGCGGCGGCGGTGATCGGCGGCATTTCGCTCGACGGCGGCAAGGGCACGATGCTCGGCGCGCTCTCCGGCGTGCTGCTGCTCGGCGTCGTGCAGAACCTGCTGACGCTCGCGCAAGTACCGTCGTTCTGGATTCAGGCGATCTACGGCGCGATCATCCTCGGCTCGCTGATGATCGCGCGCCTCGCCAGCGGCGAAGGCCAGAACTAA
- a CDS encoding UxaA family hydrolase, translating to MTSRPLQTDPRLILLSPADNCLIAAARLEAGTQVEIEGERVTLAKTIELGHKVARQELAKDDKVLRYGAVIGHVTEAVMRGAHLHTHNLESDYLPTYTHDAGHQFVHH from the coding sequence TTGACCAGCCGCCCATTGCAAACCGACCCACGCTTGATCCTGCTCAGCCCCGCCGATAACTGCCTGATCGCGGCGGCGCGCCTCGAAGCGGGCACGCAAGTCGAGATCGAAGGTGAGCGCGTGACGCTCGCCAAAACGATCGAACTCGGTCATAAGGTGGCACGCCAGGAACTCGCGAAAGACGACAAGGTGCTGCGTTACGGCGCAGTAATCGGTCACGTGACCGAAGCAGTCATGCGCGGCGCGCATCTGCATACGCACAACCTCGAAAGCGACTACCTGCCGACTTATACGCACGATGCGGGCCACCAGTTCGTACATCACTGA